The DNA window TTTGAAATTCTACTTCATCCGTTGAGGTTATATAAACATCTTCTGTGATCCCCATATCACGGTCACGCACCGCAGGTTGCCAATCCCAACCCATTGTGTCCCATTTGGTGTAACTCGTACTTATTTTCCCGTCGCCCATATTTTGGCCAGGATCAGCTAGGGGAAGTAATGGTTCTATAGCGGGTTTTCCGGGATTATGTACAGGAAAAATTGCCACGGCTAGACAATTTAAATTGTTTTTCTGAATTATTTTGGAAATGTCAAGTCTAAAACTTCGCTCCATTCCTTTTATTTCGGTAGTATCAGCAATCATTTTGCCGTTGAGCCAAATCTGTGCTTTGTAATTGATTTCGCTAAAGTTGAGCCATATTCTTTTCCCTAGTTTGTTTTGGGTTAATCGAAATTCATTCCGAAACCAGTAAGGGTTTTTCCAAGGATTTACACCTTTTATATGACTAAATTGTAATAAATTATAGTCTGTATTGTATTCATCGTTGCTATCGGGGATTTTCATATTATTCATTCCCACATAAGGATTGGGATAAATTCCATTGCGGACTAGGGCGGTGAGAACTGTAGCCGGCAGCGAAGTTTTGGCCCACCCACGGGTATTTTGACCGATTTTCGAAAGATTTGCACCATTCAAATTGGTTTGAACAGATGATTTTACCTGCCAACCATTGCGCAGTAGTTGAGCCGATTTTGGCAACTCTGCTAGTGGAGCATCTTGTACAGTAAAAGTGCTTGTTTCAGAACTAATTTTTGATTTTCCTATATATGCAGTCACAACCCAATTGTGTTGACCAAACGAGAGCGGAAAAGTTACATAGGCATTGATTGTCGATGGCAATTCAGCCATTTTTATGTTGTCTATGCTAATTTCGAAACGATCGCATGTTATTTTTTCCCAAGCTAGTGTCGGGGTATTATTTGTAATGCTCATTCCGTTCTTAGGCGCAAAAATTTTTAAGGTCGTTGCGTTGCAAAACGATTGTGCCAAAAGGCACAGCAATAATAGTAGGGTTGTACTCGGTTTATTCATTGTATATGTAAACATTAAAAGAGAAAAAACTCTTTATTGAGGGCAAACCATCATTCCTCGACCCATAAAAAATCGAGATATCCTAAGTTTGCACCTTTATTGTATTTTAAAGTAAGTAGGTTAGTCCCCGCCACCGGAAAAATAATTTCGCCGATAGTGGCTTGTGTCCAATGGTGAAAACTACCGGTATCTTCAGGCAGTTTTAAAACAGTGGCTAAGTTTCCGTTCAACCATAATTCTGATTTATTGTCTTTATTGCCATAAACCGTAATAATTCGATATTTTCCGGGTTTTATTACATTTACGGTATAATTGGTCCATTCGCCGTCCTCTTCCCAACCTATATAAAGTTGGTTCACTTTGGGGTCGACTTTGTTCGGGTGATTGAAATCAGCCCAATCTTTTGTGTACGAGATGTCTACGCCTTCATTTTCTCTAAAAAATGCGGTGTACCCTTCTATTCCTGGTCGCCAATGACTTCCATAGTCATGGATTTCGTGATTCAATTTAGAGCCTTCATTTTCTGCACTCAAATCGTGATAAGCCACTCCCTCGCCACCCAAATCGTAATAGGCCAATTCGACTCTGCCAGGGATGATTTGTGCGCCAATCGTATATTTTGCATCTGCAAAAGGTTTTCCGGCGTAACTACTGGGCAGTTGAGAAAAGGATACTTTAAATAAAAGTAAGAAGAAAAATAAAATAAAAATTTTTTTCATACGGGATAATTAAAGCCCTTCAGAGTTGAACCCGAAGGGCTTATTAAAAAACCAAAGCAACTAATGTAGTGTGAAACTAACTAAGACACTACAAACTAACTAACCAAAGCACTACTCAGGTTTTAAATTCGGATCTAATGGAACCGTCGTGAATATAAAAGAGTCCACATTTACTTCCATAGCAGTTCCTTTTGCAAGATTTCCTCCATAGAGTTGAATGCCCATTGTAAAATCTTTTGTAGGGTCGAATTTGCTCAAATCACCTTCTCCTGGGACAATCTTGATGGATCTCCACACCCATTTATTCTGAGTAGGGACAAATTTATAATCATCGCCATACCCTTGAGATTTGGTAAAATGCATCCAACCTTGACCAAAATCAAATTGGAAGTACCCTTCTTTATTTCCAGTATTCAAAAGGAAGTTAATCCAAATACCATTTGCGTAAGCCACAGGATCTAGCGCTTTTACATTCCAAGACGCTTGGCCTAATTTGGCATCCCAACCTTGAGATACTCCCGTTAAACTCGCATAATTTGCCCCTTGGTTATAGCCTGATAAACCTGCCGAATTAGGAAGAATTTTCCAAGTAGAACCCGCTGGAGTTTCGCAATCCCAACCTATTGTTGGCGTTAATGGTCCGTCGGTGATCATTACCTGATCTACGGCGATGTAGAACGGAGTTCCGTTCACGTTCCCACCACGGAATTGAATACCAATTTTATCCAGTTTTCCTTTGACAACAGGGAAGCCCATTTTTTCGAGGTCGTAAGAACGCCATTCCCAATTGGCAGTTTTGATTTTATAATCATCGCCATAACCGAAAGCACCCGTTAAGTGACGGTCTTCGGTTTTTCCGTTGGCGGTAAGAATAGGTTGTACATATCCTTGGCCTCCGGCCGTGTTTACTAAGAAGGTAATGTGTGGTTTGTTGTAGGACGACAAATCATATCCTTGGCCTCCGTTATTGTTCTCTATTTTTACATAAATTCCATTCCAACCATTGGCGGAAGCCGCTTTTACTTCATATCCTTTTCCGTATTGACCGGTCATGGTATTGGAAGTAAACGGACTTGTAGCATCGCCATTTACTGGGGTAAAAGGAGCATCAAAATCAATAATCATTAAGGATTGTTTTGGCAAATAGGTATTTGTTGGTTTGACAACAAGAATACTTGGCGAGGTTTGTTTTTCGCCCGTTTTTGGTGTCATTTCGATGATGGCATATTCACCAATTTCCATTTCAACTCCAGCAGATGAATACGACACTTTATCTTGAGCAGCAGCTCCAAAAACAGAAACTACTTTCCCATTCAATTTAACCTCTTTGATCAAATCTAAGTTTTCCCCTTTTAGAAGGAAAGGCTTTCCTTTTTGAATATTTACTGGCCAAGTGGTGACTTTCGCAGTGTAATATTGTGGTTTGATCACTTGAGTAGATTCAAATACTCTTTTGTACTTGTTGGTCAATGTAATGGGGCCCGTTTCAATCTGACGTGGCACCTCAACCGTCATATTATCGTTAGATTGTTTGATAATTTTAAATGCACTCGTTCCAACCGTAACCGAAGAAACATATTGCATATTGGTCCCTTTCAGGACGATCTGTGTTCCTACAAAAGGGGTTTCGTTCGAAATCTCTGTAATGGTAGATGCAGGCAGATTTACATAGGAATCCTCATCAATAGCCGTATCAGAACAGCTATTGGAAAGTGCTGAAATAAAGGCAATCAGTACTATTTTACTTAAATACTTTTTCATATAATAATTTTTTTTAAGTTGTTTAATGAAATCCGCACGAAGCCACTTGGAATCCGACATTTGGCACGCAAAGGGTGGCTATCGTGCTAATTTTCATTGTTTTCATTTAATTATTAGTAACCTGGATTTTGTTCTAATCCCCAAGCTTCTGCCTCTGTTTGAGGAATTGGCATTAAAGGCACTTTATTACCATTTGGTCCATCTATTGATTTTGCCAATCCATTTGCTTTTATACTAGGAAACTGTTTGTAGGCTTTCACTCCTAAGCCGTAGTTTTGACCTGGTGCGCGACGAATATTTTTTTCATTGTCAATGACTGCAAAATATCTACCGGTTCTTACAAGATCATAGAAACGAATTTGTTCCATAGCCAATTCTAGGCGACGTTCTTTCCAGATATCCTGTAAAAGTTGATTTCCGACCGAAGTAATGTCTGGAAGATTGACAAATGTAGGTGCGGCACTATAGTCCATTTTTCCTTCGGCATACCCCATACAATAGGTACTGTTACGGGCTCTGTTTCGAACCATATTCAGTTTTGATTTCGCTTCGTCGAATTTACTAAGATACCAACATGCTTCCGCGTGCATCAATAGTACATCGGCATAACGAATGATTTTTATGTTGCGATCACTAGCTTTGGCTTGTGTCGGTTTTACAGGAAGTGCTGCCTTACGATTCAACCAATCAGAACCTTGTTCGTTACGGTCAAATTTCTTTTTTGCACCATATAAAATTCCGTTATTGAAGCTTTCGCCATAAACAACACAGGACAATCTTGGATCATTCGTAACAGTAACGTTGTAGGCTTCGACTAAATCGGGCGTTGGATTATTGAATCCCCAACCGGAGTCGTCTTTTCGGTTGCCTTGGAAATTGTAGAAATTGGTTCCAATCGAAGCTGGTGCTAAATCCGAGGTTCCTACGCCAAACTGAATTTCAAATACAGACTCTGAGTTGTTTTTGTTTTCAGTTTCCCAAAGTTTCGCATAATTAGGCAACAAGGCATATTCACTTGAATTGATTACCGCACTAGTTTGATCGTAAACTTGCTGCCAAGTAATTTTACTTTCTTTATCGGTACCTATTTGATACATATAAATACGGGCTAATAAAGCTCTGGCGGCACCTTTGCTCACTCTACCGGTTTCGGCTACTGGAATGGTTCCCCTTTCTGGCAACAAATCGATGGCTTTCGTCAAATCGGAGGCAATTAATTTGTAACATTCGTTCAAAGAGGCTCTTTTTACTTTACCAAAATCAGAAGGTTTTACAGAGCTTGTAAACAGCGGCACCCCGCCATAAGCGC is part of the Flavobacterium nackdongense genome and encodes:
- a CDS encoding carbohydrate-binding protein is translated as MKKIFILFFFLLLFKVSFSQLPSSYAGKPFADAKYTIGAQIIPGRVELAYYDLGGEGVAYHDLSAENEGSKLNHEIHDYGSHWRPGIEGYTAFFRENEGVDISYTKDWADFNHPNKVDPKVNQLYIGWEEDGEWTNYTVNVIKPGKYRIITVYGNKDNKSELWLNGNLATVLKLPEDTGSFHHWTQATIGEIIFPVAGTNLLTLKYNKGANLGYLDFLWVEE
- a CDS encoding IPT/TIG domain-containing protein, whose product is MKKYLSKIVLIAFISALSNSCSDTAIDEDSYVNLPASTITEISNETPFVGTQIVLKGTNMQYVSSVTVGTSAFKIIKQSNDNMTVEVPRQIETGPITLTNKYKRVFESTQVIKPQYYTAKVTTWPVNIQKGKPFLLKGENLDLIKEVKLNGKVVSVFGAAAQDKVSYSSAGVEMEIGEYAIIEMTPKTGEKQTSPSILVVKPTNTYLPKQSLMIIDFDAPFTPVNGDATSPFTSNTMTGQYGKGYEVKAASANGWNGIYVKIENNNGGQGYDLSSYNKPHITFLVNTAGGQGYVQPILTANGKTEDRHLTGAFGYGDDYKIKTANWEWRSYDLEKMGFPVVKGKLDKIGIQFRGGNVNGTPFYIAVDQVMITDGPLTPTIGWDCETPAGSTWKILPNSAGLSGYNQGANYASLTGVSQGWDAKLGQASWNVKALDPVAYANGIWINFLLNTGNKEGYFQFDFGQGWMHFTKSQGYGDDYKFVPTQNKWVWRSIKIVPGEGDLSKFDPTKDFTMGIQLYGGNLAKGTAMEVNVDSFIFTTVPLDPNLKPE
- a CDS encoding RagB/SusD family nutrient uptake outer membrane protein translates to MKKAKYIILLAVLILGFSSCSDFLDLEPQGSENSANFFDTQENGVRSIIGIYDMLQLDEGAGPDGQWMGHHHDFFLSDIRSDDSEKGSNDGDYAAMWEMLDFTMTPQIGFASDFWIHGFWGVSRTNYALDNLPNVTWSPAVRDRLIGEASFMRAYFYWYLVRAYGGVPLFTSSVKPSDFGKVKRASLNECYKLIASDLTKAIDLLPERGTIPVAETGRVSKGAARALLARIYMYQIGTDKESKITWQQVYDQTSAVINSSEYALLPNYAKLWETENKNNSESVFEIQFGVGTSDLAPASIGTNFYNFQGNRKDDSGWGFNNPTPDLVEAYNVTVTNDPRLSCVVYGESFNNGILYGAKKKFDRNEQGSDWLNRKAALPVKPTQAKASDRNIKIIRYADVLLMHAEACWYLSKFDEAKSKLNMVRNRARNSTYCMGYAEGKMDYSAAPTFVNLPDITSVGNQLLQDIWKERRLELAMEQIRFYDLVRTGRYFAVIDNEKNIRRAPGQNYGLGVKAYKQFPSIKANGLAKSIDGPNGNKVPLMPIPQTEAEAWGLEQNPGY